One segment of Paramormyrops kingsleyae isolate MSU_618 chromosome 8, PKINGS_0.4, whole genome shotgun sequence DNA contains the following:
- the LOC111856988 gene encoding uncharacterized protein isoform X2: MDGVLETVVTLGLCKVGCGLLSLTALRSHRSAVGLCCSCLLLFTDLGVTAFLALLWSAGGSRLPPMSAPSDVIALRFLLFLGQAYGTALLLTAPLVAVEMVYRMRRPRGRGCVGHRWISVALAGGDTEDGSQEAALAPGGAFLSCLVIWVVCGLRGRLGVRLDERHAKACMLRTGSLSTCLPDMPAITLAAVGDPVLALFGPALLLALALSMSLPRSEPTQSGTVPVHPGHLPPVSSCAPDAAGSTSKTSESPVPQQVTVMLDPSSRSLQMAIPLGHMAQGAHMWGRVTSCLRGRVLTGLACGIALYLFPPSISVNVVLIRYLESLAEWTLTPLLSLSKEDVTINQPLLTFRRHGSPSLAVHLMETAREA, from the exons ATGGATGGCGTCCTGGAGACGGTGGTAACGCTGGGCCTCTGTAAGGTGGGCTGCGGCCTCCTCTCCCTGACCGCACTCCGGTCCCACCGCAGTGCCGTCGgactctgctgcagctgcctgctgctgttCACCGACCTTGGAGTCACAG CGTTCCTCGCCCTACTGTGGTCGGCCGGAGGCTCCAGACTGCCTCCAATGTCCGCTCCTAGCGACGTCATCGCCCTCCGCTTCCTGCTCTTCCTGGGGCAGGCCTATGGCACAGCCCTGCTCTTGACAGCCCCGCTCGTCGCCGTGGAGATGGTCTATAGGATGAGGCGGCCTCGAGGGCGAGGCTGTGTCGGGCACCGGTGGATTTCGGTGGCGCTGGCTGGTGGGGACACAGAGGACGGCAGCCAGGAAGCAGCTCTGGCGCCCGGCGGCGCCTTCCTCAGCTGCTTGGTCATCTGGGTCGTCTGCGGACTCCGCGGACGCCTCGGTGTCAGGCTGGATGAGCGGCATGCCAAGGCCTGCATGCTGAGGACGGGCTCCCTGTCCACCTGCCTCCCTGACATGCCCGCCATCACCCTGGCTGCCGTGGGGGACCCTGTACTGGCACTGTTCGGGCCAGCTCTCCTCCTGGCCTTGGCGCTGAGTATGAGTCTGCCCAGGAGTGAGCCGACCCAAAGCGGCACAGTACCAGTTCACCCTGGGCACCTCCCACCCGTATCCTCGTGTGCCCCGGATGCTGCGGGCTCTACTTCTAAAACCAGCGAGTCTCCTGTCCCTCAGCAAGTCACCGTGATGCTGGATCCCTCTAGCCGCTCCCTGCAAATGGCCATCCCCCTAGGACACATGGCACAGGGGGCCCACATGTGGGGGCGGGTCACTTCCTGCCTTCGAGGAAGGGTGCTGACCGGACTCGCATGCGGCATTGCCCTCTACCTCTTCCCCCCCTCGATAAGTGTCAATGTGGTACTGATCAGGTACCTGGAGTCTCTGGCTGAGTGGACACTGACCCCCCTCCTGTCTTTGTCTAAGGAGGACGTGACTATCAACCAGCCTCTGCTCACCTTTCGGAGACACGGATCCCCCAGCCTCGCTGTTCACCTTATGGAGACGGCGAGAGAGGCATGA
- the trim62.1 gene encoding E3 ubiquitin-protein ligase TRIM62: MACCLKDELLCSICLSIYQDPVSFGCEHYFCRKCITEHWSRQEHHGTRDCPECRRTFADPLLSPSLKLSNIVERYSAFPLDAILSAQRSSYPCKDHEKVKLFCLSDKNLVCFFCDEPALHEQHQVTTIDDAFEEIQREMKEQLASLQDSEKGHTEALQLLQRQLTETKSSAKSLRATVGEAFERLHRFLRERQKSMLEELEADTARTLADIERKIQRYSQQLRDVKEGIQILQERLSETGRHEFLEGVAVTSERIKGKIHETNLTYEDFPTSKYMGPLQYTIWKSLFQDISPVPAALTLDPVTAHQRLILSDDCTIVAYGNLHPQPLQDSPRRFDVEVSVLGAEGFGSGVHYWEVMVSEKTQWMIGVASEMVSRKGNIQIQPSRGFYCIVMHDGNQYSACTEPWTRLNVKSKLEKVGVYLDYPKGLLVFYNADDMSWLYTYREKFHAKLYPYFSPGQSHANGKNVQPLRINTVRL; the protein is encoded by the exons ATGGCTTGCTGTCTGAAGGACGAACTCCTTTGCTCAATCTGCTTGAGCATTTACCAAGATCCTGTCAGCTTTGGGTGCGAGCACTACTTCTGCCGGAAGTGTATCACTGAGCATTGGAGCAGGCAGGAACACCACGGCACTCGGGACTGTCCCGAGTGTCGGAGAACCTTCGCAGACCCACTACTGTCCCCAAGCCTCAAGCTGTCCAATATCGTGGAACGGTACTCCGCCTTCCCATTGGATGCCATCCTCAGCGCGCAGCGGAGCTCCTACCCGTGCAAAGACCACGAGAAGGTCAAGCTCTTTTGCCTCAGTGACAAGAACCTGGTGTGCTTCTTCTGTGACGAACCTGCCTTGCATGAGCAGCACCAGGTGACCACCATAGATGACGCATTTGAGGAGATCCAA AGGGAGATGAAGGAACAGCTGGCCAGCCTGCAAGACAGCGAGAAGGGCCACACAGAGGCGCTGCAGCTGCTACAGAGACAGCTCACCGAGACCAAG TCGTCAGCTAAGAGCCTGCGAGCAACGGTAGGTGAGGCCTTCGAGCGGCTGCACCGGTTCCTGCGCGAGCGGCAGAAGAGCatgctggaggagctggaggcggACACGGCCCGCACCCTCGCCGACATCGAGCGCAAGATCCAACGCTACAGCCAGCAGCTCCGCGATGTCAAGGAGGGCATTCAGATCCTGCAGGAGCGGCTCAGTGAGACGGGCCGGCATGAGTTCCTGGAGGGTGTGGCAGTCACCTCCGAGAG AATAAAAGGAAAGATTCACGAAACCAACTTGACGTACGAAGACTTCCCCACGTCGAAGTACATGGGACCCCTGCAGTACACAATATGGAAGTCCCTGTTCCAGGATATCTCACCAG TACCAGCCGCCCTGACTCTGGACCCCGTGACAGCTCACCAGCGCCTCATCCTGTCAGACGACTGCACCATCGTGGCGTATGGGAATTTGCATCCGCAGCCACTACAGGACTCGCCTCGCCGCTTCGACGTGGAAGTGTCCGTCCTGGGGGCGGAGGGCTTCGGCTCCGGCGTGCACTACTGGGAGGTGATGGTGTCCGAGAAGACCCAGTGGATGATCGGGGTGGCGAGTGAGATGGTGAGCCGCAAGGGCAACATCCAGATCCAGCCTAGCCGTGGCTTCTACTGCATCGTTATGCATGATGGCAACCAGTACAGCGCCTGCACCGAGCCCTGGACCCGCCTCAATGTGAAGAGCAAGCTGGAGAAGGTGGGCGTCTACCTGGACTACCCCAAAGGCCTCTTGGTGTTCTACAATGCCGACGACATGTCCTGGCTCTACACTTACAGGGAGAAGTTCCACGCTAAGCTCTACCCCTACTTCAGCCCGGGTCAGAGCCATGCCAATGGCAAGAACGTACAGCCCCTACGGATCAACACAGTTCGCCTCTAG
- the LOC111856988 gene encoding uncharacterized protein isoform X1, whose amino-acid sequence MTDGGVSLDGRNSKGNKSVIILTDYKTLFLWVTGELVRCQQRQHSGSAMDGVLETVVTLGLCKVGCGLLSLTALRSHRSAVGLCCSCLLLFTDLGVTAFLALLWSAGGSRLPPMSAPSDVIALRFLLFLGQAYGTALLLTAPLVAVEMVYRMRRPRGRGCVGHRWISVALAGGDTEDGSQEAALAPGGAFLSCLVIWVVCGLRGRLGVRLDERHAKACMLRTGSLSTCLPDMPAITLAAVGDPVLALFGPALLLALALSMSLPRSEPTQSGTVPVHPGHLPPVSSCAPDAAGSTSKTSESPVPQQVTVMLDPSSRSLQMAIPLGHMAQGAHMWGRVTSCLRGRVLTGLACGIALYLFPPSISVNVVLIRYLESLAEWTLTPLLSLSKEDVTINQPLLTFRRHGSPSLAVHLMETAREA is encoded by the exons ATGACAGATGGAGGGGTTTCACTTGACGGCAGAAATAGCAAAGGAAATAAGAGTGTCATAATACTCACTGATTACAAAACACTGTTTCTCTGGG TGACTGGAGAATTGGTGAGGTGCCAACAGAGACAGCACTCCGGCTCGGCGATGGATGGCGTCCTGGAGACGGTGGTAACGCTGGGCCTCTGTAAGGTGGGCTGCGGCCTCCTCTCCCTGACCGCACTCCGGTCCCACCGCAGTGCCGTCGgactctgctgcagctgcctgctgctgttCACCGACCTTGGAGTCACAG CGTTCCTCGCCCTACTGTGGTCGGCCGGAGGCTCCAGACTGCCTCCAATGTCCGCTCCTAGCGACGTCATCGCCCTCCGCTTCCTGCTCTTCCTGGGGCAGGCCTATGGCACAGCCCTGCTCTTGACAGCCCCGCTCGTCGCCGTGGAGATGGTCTATAGGATGAGGCGGCCTCGAGGGCGAGGCTGTGTCGGGCACCGGTGGATTTCGGTGGCGCTGGCTGGTGGGGACACAGAGGACGGCAGCCAGGAAGCAGCTCTGGCGCCCGGCGGCGCCTTCCTCAGCTGCTTGGTCATCTGGGTCGTCTGCGGACTCCGCGGACGCCTCGGTGTCAGGCTGGATGAGCGGCATGCCAAGGCCTGCATGCTGAGGACGGGCTCCCTGTCCACCTGCCTCCCTGACATGCCCGCCATCACCCTGGCTGCCGTGGGGGACCCTGTACTGGCACTGTTCGGGCCAGCTCTCCTCCTGGCCTTGGCGCTGAGTATGAGTCTGCCCAGGAGTGAGCCGACCCAAAGCGGCACAGTACCAGTTCACCCTGGGCACCTCCCACCCGTATCCTCGTGTGCCCCGGATGCTGCGGGCTCTACTTCTAAAACCAGCGAGTCTCCTGTCCCTCAGCAAGTCACCGTGATGCTGGATCCCTCTAGCCGCTCCCTGCAAATGGCCATCCCCCTAGGACACATGGCACAGGGGGCCCACATGTGGGGGCGGGTCACTTCCTGCCTTCGAGGAAGGGTGCTGACCGGACTCGCATGCGGCATTGCCCTCTACCTCTTCCCCCCCTCGATAAGTGTCAATGTGGTACTGATCAGGTACCTGGAGTCTCTGGCTGAGTGGACACTGACCCCCCTCCTGTCTTTGTCTAAGGAGGACGTGACTATCAACCAGCCTCTGCTCACCTTTCGGAGACACGGATCCCCCAGCCTCGCTGTTCACCTTATGGAGACGGCGAGAGAGGCATGA